In Microvirga sp. 17 mud 1-3, the genomic window AGGCCGAGCATGATCGTCTGATTCACGCCCGCCATGATGGAGGGCAATGCCAAGGGGAACTGTACTTTGAGCAAAAGCTGCCGATCAGTACAGCCGAATGCGAGCCCAGCTTCGACAAACTCTCGATTCACCTGGCTCAGCCCCAGGGCCGTGAGGCGCACGACCGGCGGCATGGAGAAGATGACCGTAGCAATAATCCCCGGCACAGCTCCAAGACCAAAGAACATCGCTGCTGGAATGAGGTAAACGAATGCCGGCATTGTCTGCATCAGATCGAGCAGGGGGCGTATTCCGGCCCCTGTTATGGAACTACGAGCCATGAGAATACCGAGAGGGATTCCGATCATGATCGCTATTGCCGTAGCGGCGACGACGAGAGAGAGCGTCTCGATTGTTTCCTTCCACAGTCCCATTCCGACAATGAGCAGAAGCGCCGCTCCGCAGAGGACGGCGAACTTCCAGCCGATCCGCCATAAAGCGAAAAGTGCGATGATGCTAATGAAGGCCCATGGCGGAAGCCAGGAGAGACCGTTCTTGATACCGCCTGCAAAGTAGCCGATGACATCAGCGATAACATCGAGCATTGGAGAGAAATTATCGAGCGTATACTCGACAGCGGCGCTGGCAGCAGCACCGATACTGAAATCGTATTCCATCGGTTGTCCTTCGTGCGCTGATAATGCTCAGGCGGCACGATCGAGCGTCATAAGGAGGGACGACTTGGAGATAGTGCCGACATAGCGGCCGTCCGGATCCACCACCGGCACGGGCCACCGGCTTCCGGCGACGCATCCCATGACTTGTGCTACCGACGCACTAGCCTCAATTGGTACTATGTCAGGCAAGAAGGCCTGTCGGTACGGGTCTTGCCCGCCAGCGCGAACCGCATCATTGAGAGATTCCGCACTCACCATACCTTGGTATCGCTTGTCCCGAGCGACGACGATGGCCACGTCCCGATCATGTGCCCGCATGCGTTCGAGGGCAGCATTGACGCTAAGCCCTGCGCGATCAATTAGGGTGATCTGGCTGTGGCGCGCGATGTCACCAGCACGGAAGACTTGAGCCACATCCACATTACGAAAGAAGGAGCGGACATAGTCATTCGCTGGACTTATAACGATCTCCTCAGGGGTTCCCACCTGCACGACAACACCATCTTGCATGATAGCGATCCGATCGCCGATCCGCATGGCCTCGTCGAGATCGTGGCTGACGAAAATGATCGTGCGACTGTTCTCTGCCTGAAGGCGGAGAAGTTCGTCCTGCATTTCGGCTCGGATCAAAGGATCAAGAGCCGAGAACGCCTCGTCCATCAGAAGAATTGTCGGCTCGTTGGCCAGCGCACGGGCAAGGCCAACCCGTTGTTTCATGCCACCGGAGAGCTCATCTGGATAACTAGCCGCGTAGCGTGCAAGCCCAACGGTTTCAAGTGCATGGAGTGCCTTTCGATTGCGCTCCGTTTCATGAACTCCCGCAATCTCCAATCCGAATGCAGCATTGGTGAGAACTGTGCGATTGGGCAAAAGTGCAAAATTCTGGAACACCATGCTCATGTCGCGGCGTCGCAGCTCGATCAGGTCGGGCTTGGACATGCTTGTCACAGTCTGGCCATCCACCAGAATGGAACCCAGTGTCGGCTCAATTAGCCGATTGAGCAGGCGCAGCAGTGTGGATTTGCCGGAGCCTGAGAGCCCCATAACTACAAAAATCTCACCTTCCTGGACGCTGAAGCTCGCATTGTTGACACCAATGGTGCAGCGAGTTTCCGTCTGGACGGCGTCTTTGCTCTGTCCGGCCTGGATCATCTTGATGGCTCGCGAAGCATCCGAGCCAAAGACCTTGAACACGTTACGAAGGACGATTTTATCAGCCGGCTGGTTAGCAGCTTTGCCACTGCATACATTGTCGCCGTTTTGAATCATCGATACTCCAATATCCCCTTTCACGAAGATTAGGGGCGACCTCCACTGTGTATTTTATATCAGCAGAATGATTGATGGGCTGGATGCAGTAATATTAGTGCATCTTGGCAAGATACAGATGCTCACATCCGATGAAAGAGCCAACGGATGTCTCATCCGCTGCGGCGCTTCGTCTATCCCATCGTGATCAGTATGCCAACCCCTCGGCATGAGATAGCTATATTTTCTGTTGATAGGAGGCGGGCATGTGCCGATCTGCTGTGTGATGAAGAATTCATCTATGCAACAGGCCTAGGAGTGCACGAGATTGACGATGATCTGACTGCCGCGCAGCAGATACTATCTTCGTGATAACCTCTATCGCTGTGGTCTTTCGACTCAATATAGGTTCGTATTAGCTGACGATTTGGCGCAGATCCGATTAGCAGGATCGAGTGATCGGCAATGGTTCTAGCTCCTGGATAGAGGATTCCGATCTCGTCTGAGAAATCCGTTGTTGCGAGCCTCTTTCCCAACGCACAGTCACTCTTTCAGAATAGGCTGCTGCAAGCATAACGATATACTTTTCACGCATTCCAAATTCTTGAAATATTGCTCTTAAACGGCGCGGGGCTTGGCTGGCTACCCTGAGCGCGCGCAGGGCGCTTTGGTCACCTTGATTTTGGTCCAGTCAACGAACTGGATAATCAGCGCTGGTTCCTACGTTCTACAGGTTCAGTGCTCGGCGCTATAACGACGAAAAGGTCTGTCGCAGCTTTGCAAATGGAGAGAGCCAAGAAGGAGGGTCTCCAAGTTGCCAAGGACAGGTCTCTAGAGCCTGTTAGCGTCTGATCCAATCGATAGCCGCCGCCAGGCAAAGCACGGCCATGAAGGAGCGTGAGGTCTTCTCGTAGCGCGTAGCAACGGCTCGCCACTCCTTCAGTCTGGCCCACAGGGGTTCGACAACGTTCCGGTTGTTGTAGATCCAGTCCGGGCAGGTGACAGAGCCCTCATTGGAGTTGGTAGGGATCGCAGGTCTGGCTCCCACGCTCCAGATGTGTTCGCGGAAGCTGTGACTGGAATAGCCACGATCCGCCACAACCCAGGTAGGCACATCTGGCAGGCGGTTGAGCAGCGGGATGGCCTCCGGCAGCTCGTGAGCCTGCCCCCGGTGCGATGCGGAACGCGACGGCGTGTCTGAGACCGTCAGCAATCACGCAAGCCTTGGTGCCGTAGCCGCCACGAGAGCGGCCAAGCGCCTCACGATGGTCTCGTTGAGCTTGAGAGCCCTTTTCGGGCCGCACCCGCCGCTTTCTGGTGAGCTCGGACGTTGGTGCCGTCCAGGAAGGTCATGCCAAGCTGCACGCCCCGCTCCTGCACCAAGTCCAGCAATCGCTCCCAGACACCCAGACGCGCCCAGCGGATGAAGGTCTGGGCGGTCATCCACCAGGGCCCGAGCTCGGATGGCAGGGCTCG contains:
- a CDS encoding proline/glycine betaine ABC transporter permease, which codes for MEYDFSIGAAASAAVEYTLDNFSPMLDVIADVIGYFAGGIKNGLSWLPPWAFISIIALFALWRIGWKFAVLCGAALLLIVGMGLWKETIETLSLVVAATAIAIMIGIPLGILMARSSITGAGIRPLLDLMQTMPAFVYLIPAAMFFGLGAVPGIIATVIFSMPPVVRLTALGLSQVNREFVEAGLAFGCTDRQLLLKVQFPLALPSIMAGVNQTIMLGLSMVVIASMIGAGGLGNTVLTGIQRLDVGLGFEGGLAVVILAVILDRLTQSLSRPASLKIAVFAPGRIRARQDAAQLETAPIKTGA
- the proV gene encoding glycine betaine/L-proline ABC transporter ATP-binding protein ProV, yielding MIQNGDNVCSGKAANQPADKIVLRNVFKVFGSDASRAIKMIQAGQSKDAVQTETRCTIGVNNASFSVQEGEIFVVMGLSGSGKSTLLRLLNRLIEPTLGSILVDGQTVTSMSKPDLIELRRRDMSMVFQNFALLPNRTVLTNAAFGLEIAGVHETERNRKALHALETVGLARYAASYPDELSGGMKQRVGLARALANEPTILLMDEAFSALDPLIRAEMQDELLRLQAENSRTIIFVSHDLDEAMRIGDRIAIMQDGVVVQVGTPEEIVISPANDYVRSFFRNVDVAQVFRAGDIARHSQITLIDRAGLSVNAALERMRAHDRDVAIVVARDKRYQGMVSAESLNDAVRAGGQDPYRQAFLPDIVPIEASASVAQVMGCVAGSRWPVPVVDPDGRYVGTISKSSLLMTLDRAA